The genomic region TTCTATAATCCTGCAACATAATCCAGCACTACAATTATGCCTCCAGAACTCTCCGTTCTTCTGATTCTGGACTTTGTGCATCCTTCCACCCATCCTGCCAcagacagctgtgccttcagcaaCTTCAGCCTTCTCTCTGGAATTGCCTGCCTAAGCCCCTCCAACTCCCCGTTtctttaaggccctccttaaaacccacctctatgATCAAGATTTTGGTCAGCCTTCCTAAACATCTGCTTCTTTTTACAGCGTTCATTTATTATgccactgtgaagcaccttgggacgtttggcTATGTTAAAGATACAAGTTGTTGGTGCTACAGAATTGCAAGTTGTTGGCGTTCTTGATCATTATTCACCaattcctgctggaaagtgcatacaTCTGCATGTTGAGCAATGGGAAGAATTAGCCTTGGCTGTGTTGCCCCCAGTGCCTGCCCACATTCATGTGCCATGGGCAGGATACTACGGAAGGCTAATTTCGTGGCACCTGCAGACCTGTATTCGATGAATAGGACTTACAGGAGAGAGGAGAAAATTGAAAAGATATATTTTTTATTTTACCAACTCAAATCTATCCAGGGTCTAACACTCTAAAATCTATAGTGCAAACCTGATAATTTTGCTACATAAAAATAGCATGTCTGCAAAGGACTTAGGAACAGGAAACCCGGAAGTACGGCTTTCTCGTACATCCTGTAGTTTATAAATGGAAAGCATCTGGatcgctgggggtgggggggggggggggcggcgtgggGTGTGGTTTGCTGGGTAGCCTGTTTGGCCTGGAGAAACACTAATACTCTTCGTGGCCCACAAGCAATGCTATAAAGGCATCATGGATTGAGTCCTTCTCACCTCCTTTCACCTGCTACATGTCCCTAGCCCATTGCAGTTAAGAATAGAATTACTGTTAAAATCAAAGCACACaaccttattaaaatatttaaataactaATCCACCTCCTGAGAGCGGATAGAGTCACCTGCCCCTTCTCCactctccattaaaactggaagtgagCAGGTTTAAGGCAGGTTGGGTTCCTGATTAAGATTTTTTGGCTTTTTAACATCCCACACAaaccaaacccacccatttttgggggttaaaattatcCTGCATGTCTCAACTGTAACAAGAAGCCTAAATTTATCTCATGAAGCTGGTATTATTTAGTAATCTACTTGGTCTTCTTACGGTTTCTGTAGGAAAAGATTAATAATGGAAAGTTCCATATTATAATTCCACTGTGAAGTTTATTTTTTACTCCTCATGAGTATATAACTATGGTTATTATTTCCTTACCCCGTTTGCTTTTAGGAAACTTCTTCCTTAGCTTGTTCTTGAGAGGCACCAGTTTTGATACCATGTCAGGATCAGACACATAGAAATCTGCTTGAATTTCATCATCCAAGATCTGAAAATGAAACAAAGTGTAAGCTTTCAATAGTGAAGAATAAGTGCTTACTCAAGTGGGTTGCACTACTTAAAACAGCTTCATATCAGTTTCTCAATGCGTCTTAATTCACCAATTCATAGTTTGTACTTCAACATCCTATATAACCTAACTGCTCCGTCAAAGATACTACTAATGCAGAGTGGAGAAGGGGCAGGCGATCTATCCACTCTCAGGAGGTGGATtagttatttaaatattttaataaggttgcatgccttcattttaacagtaaTTCTATTCTCAACTGCAATTGGCTagggaaacccagcagctgaaaGGAGACGAGGTAAAGAGGTGCATTTCAGTTCTTAAGGCTGAAATCTCCAAAACTAGTTTCGAGAAAGGAAAtgtaaaaactcaaattaaaaacaGAGAATAAAACATATTGTACGCATGGAATAATGCTGTCAATTTATGAAGCTTATTTAATGAAAACCAACACTTGGTTACGTACACTAACTCATTGCTAACTTAATCTGTAAAAACAGCAACACAGTAGATATACATTGTACTGTGGTAGCATTTGAAACATTTAAATTGGATGGACATTTAGTTTAACTATAATGAAGGATGCTGAGAATTTTGACTGTCCTTCAAGCCCTCAATGAAACAAAATTAGACCCATAAAACTTCACCATTATTCATCCTCAAAATCAGAACCGAAGATGGTCTTATATCCAGGGATTTAGTTAAAATGCATTTACCCAATTTTCGGTTTCCTTATGTACATTACTTGACCTTTAAATTCATTTAAAAGGAAGAAAGCTGTCACTTTTAAGTTTTACATGTGTTTTCCTTCCTCACACTTTTACAATTTCTTTAGTGAACATAATTCTTAAAGTAGATAAAGGCAGTTATAAATAAACCCAGATTACACTTTACCTGGTGCAAAACAGTTAGTTTGAGGTCCTTGTACAATTGACTTTTGCAAATACTTTATATCAGAGAATGAAGAACATTAAATTCTACAGTTCCTTGTTTCAGTTTGCAACCTGCTTGTGAAAAATGTTTGAATCTCCTTATACAAAAAAAAAGCATTTAGTGGAAGGTTCCCTAAACATCAAATGAAATGGATGACCAGTAAATCTATTTTTGGTGGAATTACTAATCTGTTTTTGATAGTGATAGCTGAGAAACAAATGCTAACCAGGACACCTGGAAACTCactactcttctttgaataatacCATTAAAACTTTTTTTATTTACCTGAACAGGCAAAAAGGgcatggtttaacatttcatctaaaaGATGTCACGTCTGACAATGCAACACCACCAACTATAGTgtgagcctagattatgtgctcaaattctAGAGTGGAGCTTGAACCACCAATCTTCCAATTCAAAGGCTAGAGTGTTACAAACTGAGACAGCCTGACAGTGATTCAATATTTCTTCAACAGCATCAGATGTTCCTTGAGCTACGTTCATGCTTcatttaaaaattacttggatGTAATGCTCATTTATTCATCCCAATACAAAACTGTTTTACAATTTGTCATTTACCATTTGATCCTGCAAGATGCTTTGTTTCAAAAATGAATTCATTTATTTGGTTAAAGGGATGTGACATTTCCAACATCTTACAATACTGGTCTTAAGGGAGCAGCACAGTGggcggcgcagcggttagcaccgtagcctcacagctccagtgacccaggttcaattctgggtactgcctgtgtggagtttgcaagttctccctgtgtctgcgtgggtttcctccgggtgctccggtttcctcccacacgccaaaaagacttgcaggttgatcggtgaattggccattataaattgtcactagtgtaggtaggtggtaggggaatatagggacaggtgaggatgtggtaggaatatgggattagtgtaggattagtataaatgggcggttaatggtcggcacagactcggtgggccgaagggcctgtttcagtgctgtatctctcaatgtaaattttaaaaaaatcactgtTTCAACAGGACTGATTAGTAGCAGAAAAAGTGATGTTGCAATTCTACCTGCCAAATTCACCAGACAGAAATTTCTTGAAACAGTCTCcttccacatttaaaaaaaaattaagcagAGACCTGCAATCCACCAGGATTACAATTTTCAACATTAGGCACTGGATGACAAAGGCACTGCACATTGACAGACACAACAGACCAGTTGAATAAAAGATCTGATGCTCCAATTTTGGAACTTGGATGATACAAATAATAATTAAAAATGTACATTTAACATGTATGGTGCACAAGGAAACTGGTAAATTACATACACCTTAGGGACTGGTATCGGCTGTCTTTATTTTCAAGATGGTCAGTATATGTACTACAAAAGTTTTCCTAACAATCTTGAAGTTGAGATTATGATCAGCACCTAATCGGTGCAACAATACCAAGAGCTCCCCTCCCTCCCACCGGCATTTAGCTCTGCTCATTTAATATTTTCAGTCTAAATTTCCATTTCATTTCAAACCACTCTCACCCAGAGCAGAGTGTAACTTTAGCAATGAACTGGGTTTCTCAGTTCCACTTAACCAGCATTAGGACCGTAACAGGAAAAGAAAAGAGATGTGATGACTGGCTGTGCTGGTATACTGAAGCTTCCAAAGACAATGGATTGAGAGGGATTTGGGAGGGAAAACACAACAGGTCACATTATGTGTAGGAGTGAAAATGCAGATTTCTGGTTGAGCAGTGAGTCTGCAGGAAGACTGACCAATTGCTAGGAAATACAGGTCTGTCCACCACTTTATAGAGCAGCAGAGACACCCGGGACAGCCATCCACCATCACTCCCCAAAGCCTAAGCTCCTCGAAGAAGCAGATCCATCATCACCAGAAGCTGAGGGAAAGATgacgatggcaaggtcaaggggagaGGAACAGTCAGCCACCACTGAAAGAGTGTATGGATGCAGTGCTGGGGCAGGAAATGATGGTCACTCTCGCATTTTGCACACGCTTTCCTTGATTCGGTAGGCTGGTGGGATCAGTGCATGCAGTTCAGCACAAGGTGACAGCGGCTTGTAAAAGAAGCCACTTTTGTCAAGTGGGGAGTTCTTTACTCAGTATCCATAGTGGCAGAGACTCTGTTCTATCCACGGAATATGGCCATTCAAGCTGCTGTGGATACTGGGTAAAGAGCTCCCCATTCCACAAAAACCACTTGTTCCTCACGCTGACCAGCATACACTGACCTCATGACAGACCCAAGTCAATTTGGGGCAGAAAGGAAGTGATCCCGACTCAGTGAACATTCCAgatacagcagcatcctgtttttataAGCTGTGAAAGGACTTGGTACATGATTAGAATAATCATTTGTCAAATTGCATTTTGAAAACAAATTGCAGTATTTAACAAACTCCGTTAATATTTTAGCATAATAATATCTAGAGAAACATGTTTGGTGACGCATCCTTTTTCAATTATACTGTTAAAAATAATAATTTTGGTCACAAATACATACTTTCTGAATGAGCTCCGCTCCACCCACAATATCTGCTCCATGTTTCTGAGCGACAGCAACTTCTTCTGGATTCTGCAAGGAGAGTAATATTTCAGAGACCGAATGCAGCATATTAATCATTTGTCACCGAGGGGATTTTAATGCATCTTAATTGGCGGATACCGTCTTTGAAGTATAAGTTAGAGAGATCTCATACTTCACAATTGACAAAATAAATAGCAGAATAAAGACGACAATTAGAGATGTTGTACAGATTTCACAGGACGGTTGGACAAATTGCAGCTCTTTTGGCAGCCAGAGAAGACAAATTTCCCAAGTTATGAACAGACATAACAAAATAAATCAGAGCTGTTGTGCTCAATTTTTCACCTTGACATCCTCATCCTTGACAAAATATTGTCATTCCAGAACTCTGCAGCTTGAGTTCCCTCTCATATAAAAGGTCCACACATTCGTTGTCCCTGTTCTTTGAAACATTAGGCAGCCTATCAGCTTACCCAGATTTATAATTCATTTACAGTAAACAGGAGAATAATTTGCTTCATCCTCAATTATGAGGTTATTGAAATGAGCAGGAAAAATAAATGGATATATAATTCTTATTCACCTCTGTGAATACCACCACTGTGTTGACAGCTGTTGTAAAAGCATAAGGCAGTTGTACAATTCTGACGAATGGATCCACTTTTTTCTGGAATACAAGAAAAAGCACAAATCACAGACAAAGTGTAATTTACATTTGTATCCAAGTTATTTAATGATGCAGAATGGCGAGGTGCTTTTTTTTGGCTTCATCATATCACACCCCTCAAAGTTTATAATATCACACCAATGTTGTAATCAGGTGCCGAATAGAAGCAACGTGCAACCCAACCAAGTAGAATAAAAGACCCCAATCTGCCAGCATAAAATAAAGCTACAGTCTATAGTAAATTAACAGCCTCCTGTATTTATAAACAAAGAGATGACACATGCATAAAATGCCAATTGAGTGGAAATCTATTTCACTCCATTTAAAAAAATCAGCACATTTTAACATGTGGCTCATGATCATCTGAGGGATAACAGAGTCAATGAAAGGGGAAACAGACCCAAAACCAAGAGATTTGATTCAAACAGTCGAATGGGGCTGCAAATTTGAATTGACATGggaactcagccaatttcgtatccatgttgctactgtccctattattccatgagctacaggtttgctcacaagtctcctgtgcggcactgtatcaaatgccttttgaaagtccatgtacaccacatcaacagcattgccctcatcaaccctctttcttacctcctcaaaaaactccagcaagttagttaaacatgattttcccttaagaaatccatgctggctttccttaattaactcacatttgtccatgttactattgattttgtcctaaattattttttatggaagttttcccaccactgaagttaaactaactagcctgtagttgctggacttatctttacacccttttttgaacaagggtgtaatgtttgcaattctccagtcctctggcaccaccccagagtctaaggaagacttaaaaataatggccagtgcctctgcgatttccatcctcacgtccctcagtatccttggatgcatctcatccagccctggtgctttatccactttaagttcagacagctgatctaatacttcctctttatcaatttcaaaCCCctttagtgtctgacttacctcctctttcaacattgcctgggttgcatctttttccttggtaaagacagatgcaaagtattcatttaatacctcagctttgccttctgcctccatgtgtaaacctcctatctggtctctaatcggccccactcctccttttaccacacttttactatttatatgtctatagaaaactttaggattccctttaatgctagctgccagtctcttttcatgctctctctctgcttcGGTTagctgctttttcacttcccctctggaccttctatattgagcctgattctcaatagtattttctacctgccatctgtcataagcatactttttcttcattaccttaatctctatctcttttgtcatgcagggagctctggatttgtttgccctacctttccccttcgactgAACATACCTTGAtaatgcccgaactatctcttctttgaaggtaggccATTgtacatctactggttttcctggagcttttgactccattcttaccccattgaagttggccatcccccagttaaatattcttaccctggattgctctttgttcttttccatagtcagcctaaaccttatgatacaatgatcactatcccctaaatgttcgcctactgatacttgatccacttggcccatctcttcccaagaaccaggtctagcagtgcctcctttcttgttggactagcaacatactgttgtagaaaattttcctgaacacactctaggaactcttgcctttCACGCTACTAttatcccaatctatgtttggataattaaagaccccattaaaactaccctataattttttcaCCTCTCAGTAATTTCCTTGCGAATTTGTTCCTGTGACCTCTGTGAGATTACTAAGTCATAACTGAGATTGTCCTTTGGGCCAAAGCTTACAAGGACTGCTTTGACTCATTGCATTATAGGATTGTTAGTGACAGGAAAAATACAGGAGACTTTCATCAGATCTGTCAGATGAACATCCGAGTGGTAAAAGAAGTCAGAGTGCTAACCTAGCTCCATTAATTaattagaatcatggaatggttttagcacaggaggtcattcagtccatcttgtctgtgctggctctctgaaagagcaactcagctaggaaGGAACTGATACCTCAGCAGGTACTTACTTGTTCTGAGTGCAATCATTCCAGTGAGACATACCAAACTGGAGGAGGCTTAATATATACTTGCTGCACccaaaaaacagaaacatttggaGAAACTTAATCAATTCCTTATGGAAAAGCTAAATTAAAAACAAGTAATTTGCACTATTTCTTTAACATTCTAAAGCTTTCTATAAAACCAAGTTTCTAGCCAAGAATGTAAAGCACAGGCTTGCAAACTTCACCTTCTTTTCCAGCTTCATGTCAAGCCTCAGATCAATATAAACGGGTTGCCTGGGGTAAGTAAAGTCTAACTGTTGAAACTTCTTCAGCATGTCAATTGCTGTCTCAATGTCATGCACTTTTTTTGGGTAATACTGGATTCGGTAGACATCATCGATTGGCTCCGAAGCTGTTAGACCATATGGTTTATGTCTGTTTAAGTCAGTCTTTCTCTCACTTTTAGGTTTCAGGATTTCCTTCTTTGGGTCTTTCTGTTCCTTTTTAGAAGCTCTATCATTTAAAAAAAGGGGGGAAATTATCTAACGGTTTTGCAGGGTAAATACAGGACATGCACAGGAcacattattttaaaaatatagattcccaaagGTAAGCTATCTTATGAGTGAATGAATCAGGAATTATACAGTAAAAGAAACATCACATAAAATATAGAAGATTTCTCCTGCAGTATGCTGTTCATCCAAAGGAATGACTTGTCAAACTACTTAACAACAAAAGATCTTGGTATTTAAATTaatttctgggctgaattttaccggcccctgcgcgGTGACCGCAGGGAGAGACCCGCCTCGATCCGCGAAATcaagaagggcctgccacatattaccagcggcggggggacaTCGTTGCGGTCCCCACCCtgcctggtggcgggcccttcatctgcatatttaaattgacgtcaattacattcaaattaacttagctgccatcccacgccgattttacagcatCCGTTCAGCTGtcacgtgccttcggaactccatacggagttccaaggcgagagcctggccctggggggtgggggggggggggggggggggcgtgaggGCCAGaaagtaataaaaatttcagggcgggaagggtggaggagcggggaaatcaatttttattggatgtggggatggtgggcagGGGTTACAGGCCAAATGTTATACGTTTTGGGGGTGTAGTCcgggtagggaaaaaggaatgtgttggtcatt from Heterodontus francisci isolate sHetFra1 chromosome 1, sHetFra1.hap1, whole genome shotgun sequence harbors:
- the mrpl1 gene encoding 39S ribosomal protein L1, mitochondrial isoform X2; translated protein: MAAGAGRLCKVFTGCHIHTLMGGQNIIGISALLRKHFPVRQFAALKASKKEQKDPKKEILKPKSERKTDLNRHKPYGLTASEPIDDVYRIQYYPKKVHDIETAIDMLKKFQQLDFTYPRQPVYIDLRLDMKLEKKKKVDPFVRIVQLPYAFTTAVNTVVVFTENPEEVAVAQKHGADIVGGAELIQKILDDEIQADFYVSDPDMVSKLVPLKNKLRKKFPKSKRGSVGHNIPEMIEIFKTGHEYLVERDCYVLSKVGMLDMPREHIAANVATIIKDVCTQRPESFGTVPPPSNLPSSALRPQKLLN
- the mrpl1 gene encoding 39S ribosomal protein L1, mitochondrial isoform X1, whose product is MAAGAGRLCKVFTGCHIHTLMGGQNIIGISALLRKHFPVRQFAALKASKKEQKDPKKEILKPKSERKTDLNRHKPYGLTASEPIDDVYRIQYYPKKVHDIETAIDMLKKFQQLDFTYPRQPVYIDLRLDMKLEKKKKVDPFVRIVQLPYAFTTAVNTVVVFTENPEEVAVAQKHGADIVGGAELIQKILDDEIQADFYVSDPDMVSKLVPLKNKLRKKFPKSKRGSVGHNIPEMIEIFKTGHEYLVERDCYVLSKVGMLDMPREHIAANVATIIKDVCTQRPESFGPFVERAIICSATSESLLFKVEPFLPQITEGNKEENQNVNN